The following proteins come from a genomic window of Planctomycetota bacterium:
- a CDS encoding alpha/beta fold hydrolase → MLTASSIMLGVIGCANDVRLSEREPGAALRDELRTRLTSTQLSGFTADALDRVLLTSLAEDDPLSAVERLRELAEDEPDANWRLAASELLLDAAIEASPQDATLYLACAHEAQRLLERAIDGDLGLLDSRSAFAASLYRRAVARAVDLSDQLWLTGAGSTETLTGRGGAFELSLVPPARGMRYPAGLFDRLTPTDGIEVAGMRHHFRVRAFGAPVTAVREQAAAEPPRTEPLIPPEGIMAPATVTMRFGEPHANGSIPTAIDLWNTDRVRAVEYRGSMLRLSVDVTAPIATLFARARLVGEGQTGMFDARDRENRIGIYLHEPYDPTKIPVVLVHGLRSSPATWRDMLNDLRSDPVLRERYQFWMFLYPSGLPIPRSASFLRDSLGNARHTLDPYRESRAMDRMVLVGHSMGGLLIKAQLQDSGDVLWDSLHPEPFGDVPMPQDVREHLGTVFFYNADPRIARAIFIATPHGGSSIASSWLGRLGDSLVRLSDDLNAVDRWFDTERDRLPRDNAYQLWQGVPSSIDDLRADSPHLLAYANLPIRDAVPYHTIAGNRNGDGSDGIVTLQSALIDGAASELVIDAGHNAHEHPLAIREVRRILLEHEARAD, encoded by the coding sequence ATGCTCACCGCGTCTTCGATCATGCTCGGTGTCATCGGTTGCGCGAACGACGTTCGTCTCTCCGAGCGCGAGCCGGGTGCAGCACTCCGCGACGAGCTCCGCACGCGGCTGACCTCAACCCAACTCAGCGGCTTCACCGCCGACGCACTCGACAGGGTGCTGCTCACCTCGCTGGCCGAGGACGACCCGCTCAGCGCTGTCGAGCGTCTGCGCGAACTCGCGGAGGACGAGCCCGACGCGAATTGGAGGCTTGCCGCATCCGAGCTGCTGCTCGACGCGGCGATCGAGGCTTCACCGCAAGACGCCACGCTCTATCTGGCCTGCGCGCACGAGGCACAACGCCTTCTCGAGCGCGCGATCGACGGCGACCTGGGCCTGCTCGATTCACGGTCCGCCTTCGCGGCCAGCCTGTACCGGCGAGCCGTCGCCCGCGCTGTCGACCTCTCAGACCAGCTCTGGCTGACCGGAGCCGGCAGCACCGAAACACTCACGGGCCGGGGCGGCGCTTTTGAACTCTCGCTCGTCCCGCCGGCCCGCGGCATGCGGTATCCCGCGGGCCTCTTCGACAGGCTGACCCCGACCGACGGTATCGAAGTCGCAGGCATGCGGCACCACTTCCGGGTCCGGGCTTTCGGCGCACCGGTCACCGCCGTCCGCGAGCAGGCCGCTGCCGAGCCGCCACGCACCGAGCCGCTGATCCCGCCCGAGGGCATCATGGCACCGGCCACGGTCACGATGCGGTTCGGTGAGCCCCATGCAAATGGATCGATACCGACAGCGATCGATCTCTGGAACACCGACCGGGTCCGGGCCGTCGAGTACCGCGGCTCCATGCTGAGGCTCTCGGTCGATGTCACCGCGCCCATCGCCACGCTCTTCGCCCGTGCTCGGCTCGTCGGCGAAGGACAGACCGGCATGTTCGATGCGCGCGACCGCGAGAACCGCATCGGGATCTATCTGCACGAGCCGTACGACCCGACCAAGATCCCCGTTGTGCTCGTCCACGGCCTCCGGTCCAGCCCGGCGACCTGGCGGGACATGCTCAACGACCTCCGCTCCGATCCGGTCCTCCGCGAGCGGTACCAGTTCTGGATGTTCCTCTATCCCTCTGGCCTGCCGATCCCCAGATCAGCGTCCTTCCTGCGAGACTCGCTCGGCAACGCACGGCATACGCTCGATCCGTACCGCGAATCGCGGGCGATGGACCGCATGGTGCTCGTGGGCCACAGCATGGGCGGGTTGCTGATCAAGGCGCAGCTTCAGGACAGCGGCGATGTGCTCTGGGATTCGCTGCACCCGGAGCCATTCGGTGATGTGCCGATGCCGCAGGACGTCCGCGAGCACCTCGGAACCGTCTTCTTCTACAACGCGGACCCCCGTATTGCCCGTGCGATCTTCATCGCCACCCCCCACGGCGGGAGCTCGATCGCCTCGTCGTGGCTCGGACGGCTGGGCGACTCGCTCGTCAGGCTCTCCGATGACCTCAACGCCGTCGACCGGTGGTTCGACACCGAACGCGACCGCTTGCCACGGGACAACGCGTACCAGCTCTGGCAGGGTGTGCCGTCGAGTATCGACGATCTTCGTGCCGATTCGCCGCACCTGCTCGCGTATGCGAACTTGCCGATCCGCGACGCCGTGCCCTACCACACCATTGCCGGAAATCGCAACGGTGACGGCTCGGACGGCATCGTGACGCTCCAGAGTGCCCTGATCGACGGGGCTGCGTCCGAACTGGTTATCGACGCCGGCCACAACGCGCACGAGCACCCACTCGCGATCCGCGAGGTACGACGCATCCTGCTTGAGCATGAAGCGCGGGCCGACTGA
- a CDS encoding DUF5698 domain-containing protein, whose protein sequence is MPEFGGHSVWLIPLLVFIARIFDVSLGTLRMIMVISEHRFASATLWFLEVMIWVVAVGGVVKHPDNPAAIVAFAGGFATGTPVGITIENKLANGFRIVHRKQVGNLLERIRASMPDAILSVERAEKISGYAVDAGGPRARLLWIRFGGVRK, encoded by the coding sequence ATGCCCGAATTTGGCGGACATTCTGTTTGGCTGATCCCGCTGCTGGTTTTCATTGCACGGATCTTCGACGTGTCGCTCGGCACGCTCCGGATGATCATGGTTATCTCGGAACACCGCTTCGCCTCGGCGACGCTGTGGTTCCTCGAGGTCATGATCTGGGTCGTTGCTGTCGGTGGCGTGGTCAAGCATCCGGACAACCCGGCGGCGATCGTCGCCTTCGCCGGCGGGTTTGCCACGGGCACACCCGTCGGCATAACCATCGAGAATAAACTCGCGAACGGCTTCCGGATCGTCCACCGCAAGCAGGTGGGCAACCTTCTCGAGCGGATCCGAGCCAGCATGCCCGATGCGATCTTGTCCGTTGAGCGAGCCGAGAAAATCTCGGGCTACGCCGTCGACGCCGGCGGCCCAAGAGCACGGCTGCTCTGGATCCGTTTCGGCGGCGTTCGAAAGTAG